One stretch of Castor canadensis chromosome 14, mCasCan1.hap1v2, whole genome shotgun sequence DNA includes these proteins:
- the LOC109678657 gene encoding olfactory receptor 7E178-like → MGLSEDAQLQPILLGLFLSIYLVTVLGNMLIILAVSLDSYLHIPMYFFLFNLALTDICFISTTVPKMIVDIQTHGRVISYVGCLTQMSLFIIFGCMDDMLLTVMAYDRFVAICHPLRYSIIMNPRLCAFLVLISSLVSIWESQLHNLIVLQFPYFKDRQISNFFCDPSQVLNLVCSNTFTKNIVIYIVGATSGFIPVLGIFLSYYKIISSILRTPSSGGRFKAFSTCGSHLSVVCLYYGTGFGVYLASTVSNSPRNNAVASVMYTVVIPMLNPFIYSLRNRDIKSALWRMQSRKF, encoded by the coding sequence ATGGGTCTCTCAGAGGATGCACAACTGCAACCTATTCTTCTTGGACTATTCCTGTCAATATATCTGGTCACAGTGCTTGGGAACATGTTGATCATCCTGGCTGTCAGCTTGGACTCTTATCTTCATATTcctatgtacttcttcctcttcaACCTGGCCTTGACTGACATTTGTTTCATCTCCACCACTGTCCCAAAGATGATTGTAGACATCCAAACTCACGGCAGAGTAATCTCCTATGTGGGGTGCCTCACACAGATgtctcttttcattatttttggatgCATGGATGACATGCTTCTGACAGTGATGGCTTATGATAgatttgtggccatctgtcaccccctGCGTTACTCAATTATCATGAACCCTCGCCTCTGTGCCTTCCTTGTACTGATATCTTCTTTGGTTAGCATTTGGGAATCCCAGTTGCACAACTTGATTGTTTTACAATTTCCCTATTTTAAGGACAGGCAAATTTccaatttcttctgtgacccttcTCAAGTGTTAAATCTTGTGTGTTCTAACACCTTTACCAAAAATATAGTCATTTATATTGTAGGCGCCACATCAGGATTCATTCCTGTCTTAGGAATCTTTCTCTcatactataaaataatttcctctaTTCTGAGGACCCCATCATCAGGTGGGAGGTTTAAAGCTTTCTCGacttgtggttcacacctgtcagtTGTTTGCTTATATTATGGAACAGGGTTTGGAGTGTATCTTGCATCAACTGTATCAAATTCCCCCAGAAATAATGCCGTGGCCTCAGTGATGTACACAGTGGTCATCCCTATGCTGAACCCTTTCATTtacagcctgaggaacagagACATTAAGAGTGCCCTCTGGAGGATGCAAAGCAGAAAATTCTAG